The Aedes aegypti strain LVP_AGWG chromosome 3, AaegL5.0 Primary Assembly, whole genome shotgun sequence genome contains a region encoding:
- the LOC5567176 gene encoding protein germ cell-less yields the protein MGNVVNKVTHPIQAMRGKKRKREDEDSDSNEEINDLLDKSLATPKRKKLISTAKYIYQALFKEERNSDITVHALGKVWHLHKVYLSQSPYFASMFNGSWREAEEDYVHIEIIDPKITIESLYSVFGSLYMDEVVLEPREIVSILATATLFQLDSLIDRCAEVMIETSNAETAVKYYEAACEYGVKSVKQSTFNWLLVNLLSLYYKTGKWLRLISIELMELLVASPDLYVMQTELSLYTLLRYWMYLKLHPGGEEVGASEEKLQYFSNRQSSVAFLNTPKGKPYEKCFRALRLNNLLNHHVDIRVLRQDNIIPVEWMHEPLFQQWNSMLLVDQTLDKGPKDVDEKLFLESCIRCGRTLPESEYLKWRWTGFNFGLDLILISDTKTLRVKRHHRTENERLLSLQVKRQFQIRVSVASLNDLRQIKHQQTTPIQSVSLDKNEEAMLIMFDKELTYPLLISVNMLVVSPPRTSPNSPAVQGSPTAGPSSSRHTHRDEEESLDAVGADIAVSS from the exons ATGGGCAACGTAGTTAATAAGGTCACCCATCCGATCCAGGCAATGCGAGGCAAGAAGCGCAAACGCGAGGACGAAGACTCGGACAGCAACGAGGAGATCAACGATTTGCTCGACAAATCACTTGCTACTCCCAAGcg AAAAAAGCTAATCTCAACGGCCAAGTACATCTACCAGGCGCTGTTCAAAGAGGAACGCAACTCGGACATCACGGTGCATGCCCTCGGGAAGGTGTGGCACTTGCACAAGGTTTACCTCAGCCAAAGTCCCTACTTTGCCAGCATGTTCAACGGATCGTGGCGCGAAGCGGAGGAAGATTATGTTCACATTGAGATAATAGACCCGAAGATCACCATAGAATCTCTGTACTCGGTGTTCGGGTCGTTGTACATGGATGAGGTTGTGCTGGAACCGCGGGAGATCGTTTCCATTCTGGCCACGGCTACCTTGTTCCAGCTGGACAGTTTGATCGACCGATGCGCCGAGGTGATGATCGAAACATCAAACGCGGAG ACGGCGGTTAAGTATTACGAAGCCGCATGCGAGTACGGAGTGAAGAGTGTGAAACAATCCACATTCAATTGGCTGCTGGTGAACTTGCTGAGTTTGTACTATAAAACCGGCAAGTGGTTACGGTTGATTAGCATCGAGCTGATGGAGCTACTGGTGGCCAGTCCCGATCTGTATGTGATGCAAACCGAGCTGTCACTCTACACTTTGTTGAGGTATTGGATGTACTTGAAGTTGCATCCGGGAGGAGAGGAGGTCGGTGCTTCAGAAGAGAAGTTGCAGTATTTCTCTAATAGACAGAGTTCGGTTGCGTTCTTGAATACTCCAAAGGGAAAACCGTACGAGAAATGCTTTCGAGCGTTAAGATTGAACAATTTACTCAATCACCATGTGGACATAAGGGTGTTACGGCAAGATAATATAATTCCTGTAGAATGGATGCACGAACCTCTGTTTCAGCAATGGAATAGCATGTTGTTGGTTGATCAAACGCTGGATAAGGGACCAAAAGACGTAGACGAAAAGTTATTCTTGGAATCTTGCATAAGGTGTGGACGAACCCTTCCCGAAAGCGAATATCTTAAGTGGCGATGGACCGGGTTTAATTTCGGACTGGATTTGATTCTGATATCGGACACTAAAACGTTAAGAGTAAAGCGCCATCACAGGACAGAAAACGAGCGGTTACTAAGCTTACAGGTGAAACGGCAATTCCAAATTCGAGTCTCGGTAGCATCCCTCAACGATCTGCGGCAAATCAAACATCAGCAAACGACTCCGATCCAGTCAGTGTCGTTGGATAAAAACGAAGAAGCGATGCTGATCATGTTCGACAAAGAACTCACATACCCGCTACTCATTTCCGTAAATATGTTAGTCGTTTCACCTCCACGAACTAGTCCCAACTCTCCAGCCGTCCAGGGATCACCTACAGCAGGCCCGTCCAGTTCACGACACACGCATCGCGACGAGGAAGAATCTTTAGACGCTGTTGGAGCCGACATCGCCGTGAGCTCATGA